The following DNA comes from Deltaproteobacteria bacterium.
CATTCCCGTTCCCGATCCGAACGTAAAGAAGGAACGGATCATCTTAAAGGGGGACGTCCCCTCGCCGATCAATCCGCCGACCGGATGCGTCTTTCACACCCGGTGTCCGATTGCCGTCGACCGGTGCCGCGTGGAAATTCCCAAACTCCGCCCGATCGGCCCTCATCAAGAAGCCGCTTGTCATTTGGTTTAATCTATCTCTCCGCCGCCCATTTGTGCCCGGGCGTACATTTCAATAGGCTACAAATGAATTTACCAAAAAGAAACGGTCAAAAATTACGAAAAAAGTTGCTAGGACTCGTTGGAGTCAAGCGAATTAG
Coding sequences within:
- a CDS encoding peptide ABC transporter substrate-binding protein produces the protein IPVPDPNVKKERIILKGDVPSPINPPTGCVFHTRCPIAVDRCRVEIPKLRPIGPHQEAACHLV